From the genome of Solanum dulcamara chromosome 12, daSolDulc1.2, whole genome shotgun sequence:
TCGTGGAACTGTCATGGAGCTTGGAATCACTCCCATTGTGACTTCTGGATTGGTTATGCAACTTTTAGCTGGGTCAAAGATCATTGAAGTTGACAACAATGTCCGTGAGGACCGAGCACTTCTGTAAGTTACCATAGTTCATTAAATATGTTTTCATGTTGGGTTCTCCTAAACTTGCGAGATCCCTCACTCGTATGTTGATTCCCTTTAGTCCCAGTTGAGCTGTGTGCTTGATTGGTTTCTGTTCATCTTTTAAGCTCGATTATGCAACAATGTTACCAGAATAATGCATTTGGAAACAAGTTAAGCCAACCTTCTTTATTAGGCCTATCCGTGCAACATGCTCTCAATCCTAATATGGTTCTGCATAAGTTGTGTTTACTGTTTAGCCCCAATCCTAATGTAAGCCAACAAAAACTGCACTGATGTGGAACTTTGTAAGCTATAGTCTCCCGTTTGTCCTTTTGTCATTGACTTAACAGTCAACACCAGTTGTGGCATATTGCTGATAATAAGTTGCAGAAATGTCAAACTTGAATTGGAATTATATCTTTCATCAAGAATGGTTTATGCTAGCCAAGACTAGCAGTGTCAGTTTAGCCCTTCTATATAGACAGAAATAACACAAAACTGCACCTTTCTCCTGTAACATCGCCCAAGCGAAGGTCAAAATCCCAAGTTATTCCTGACTACCTCGAGTCTGCGAGGGGAACACGTGTATTTGAGGTCCAAAGACTGCCAAACTTTCATGGATCAGAAGAACTAGGCCAGAGCTCAACAGGCACTCTACAAGAACCTGCATGGTTGATGCTTTTGTCCCGATTTACACTAGTATAGACAATAGATACTATTTATTGCTCAGCCGTTTGCTGACTGAGAAACTGAAGAAGGAAGTGCTAACTATTTTTGGGATAAGTGTGTTCAGTTTGCAAAAAGAAAATAGATGAAGGCTTTAATGAAGTTAATTGAAGATTTAGATGTGGCATCTCTTTCTTAAGTGCATCTAATCTGTCAGGTGAAGTTTTAAGCTTGTCTTTCTGCATTTTGTCTTGTGGTATTGCACTTCACTCAATTAACCAGTATTTTGTTCTGTCTGTATGCCTTTTGTAGCTCTACTTTCTAATATTTTTAGAATCTACGTAGTCATTCTGATTAGTCATATGTAATCTCGCAGCGCTTTCATGATATCGCTCATcggtatttatttttgtttcagaAACGGTGCACAAAAGTTATTAGGGATTCTCATAGCGATTGGTGAAGCAGTTGCATATGTTCTCTCTGGCATGTATGGTAGTGTTAGTCAGCTTGGGGTTGGAAACGCAGTGCTGATAATCATTCAACTGTGGTTTGCTGGCATAATAGTTATTTGCCTTGATGAGCTCCTTCAGAAAGGATATGGTCTAGGCTCCGGTATTTCACTTTTTATAGCTACCAACATGTGGTATGCTTCTGATCTTATCTCCTCTCAATTACACAGGTACTACAACTTGTTCTaacttttttgaaatttcacttGTTTCTTCGCCAGCGAGAACATCATTTGGAAAGCATTTAGTCCAACCACAATCAACAGTGGCCGTGGAGCTGAATTTGAAGGAGCTGTTATAGCTTTATTCCATTTATTGATCACTCGAACTGACAAGGTTCGTGCACTTCGTGAGGCATTCTACCGGCAGAACCTTCCGAACGTAACAAACTTGCTTGCCACAGTCTTGATCTTCCTTATTGTTATCTACCTCCAAGGCTTCCGTGTCGTTTTGCCCGTGAGGTCAAAGAATGCCCGTGGACAGCAGGGTTCATATCCAATTAAGCTGTTCTACACTTCCAATATGCCCATTATCTTACAATCAGCACTTGTATCCAATGTTTACTTCATTTCCCAGGtatatttctttttgtttataACATTAAACAAATGGTGGTGGTACCTAGTTCTGTAAGATTTTTACAACGTCATCATCTGAATACATTTGTATGTTCGCAGTTGCTGGATAGGAAGTACAGTGGCAATTTCTTTGTGAACCTTTTGGGAAAGTGGAAAGAATCTGAATATTCTGGTCAATCTGTACCTGTTGGTGGTCTTGCCTATTATATTACTGCACCGTCAAGGTAACTTTTATCTGTCTCACTATACAAGTGATTGCCTTTGCTTGATGGAACTCCTCTGTATGAGGCCTCAGTATGAGGCCTCAATCAATCAGAATTTCTTTCTCAAAACCTCACTTACACTTATTACTACCAATTGCAGCTTGGCGGATATGGTAGCACATCCTTTCCACGCTATATTCTATATTGTGTTCATGCTATCAGCATGTGCCTTGTTCTCAAAGACTTGGATCGAAGTCTCAGGATCATCAGCAAGAGATGTGGCTAAGCAGTTAAAGGTATGAGTTAatgtttttgtttattttgcatTCTTGTGTGCTTTTATCAGTAACGTGTACTTTAAAAGCAAATAAATGGGACAACACTTTGAAGTTAGAAGAATTATGATGAAAAGAGCTGCTTGTGGCTTAAATTTGTTTATGCTATTGACAGATGCATGTAGTGATTATGCTAGAATAAAGTTGCTTGCGCCTGAATATTCTCACTGTAGATGAAACTTCAAGACGGATTTGCAATTGATACATAAAAGTATACTTGAAAAACTTGTTTATGTTTGCTTGCACCTGAATATTCTCACTGTAGATGAAACTTCAAGACGGATTTGCAATTGATACATGAAAGTATACTTGAAAAACTTGTTTATGTGATAATATCCTTTTCTACATGTATATCCAGGAACAACAAATGGTAATGCCTGGGCACAGGGAGTCGAATTTGTACAAGGAGTTGAACCGCTATATACCAACAGCTGCAGCCTTTGGCGGTGTCTGCATCGGCCTGTTGACTGTGTTGGCTGATCTGATGGGCGCAATTGGTTCAGGGACAGGAATTCTATTGGCTGTCACAATCATCTACCAGTATTTCGAGACATTTGAGAAGGAAAAAGCTAGTGAAATGGGTTTCTTTGGTCTTTAAAACAACACCTTAATGCAATTTTGTTTACGCTCTTTCGCGTTGCAATGTGTAAGTAGGTTTTCCTTCTCTTACATGGATAGTCCGAGATCAGAGAAGACTGGGTAGTTTGTGATTAGTTTTCGACAGTCCTTTGTCTCTCCGCTGTGTATCACCTATTAGCTTGACTAGGTATTTTTTGTATCAAAGGTACTTACTAAAATTCTTGCTAGTTGATGAAGTTAATGAAAATCATTGAAGGAACATTTACACACATTTTGAAGGTGTTTCATTTGCTGCTCAAGTAATTAATGGGTTATATAGCCGAGCTTTTACAAGTCTATTATATTGCTCGGATCTTCTAGAAATGTTGCTATACATGTGTCTGATTTTTTCTAGAGGATGCAGCTAACATAGTTTGTGGAATTAGGAAAAAACCATAACTCTTTTGGGGAACATTCAATGGTGACGATGAATATGAATTTCAATGTACCAGacttggaaaattttgaaaggATAAACAAaacaaggaaaagaaagaaagggtgataaatattataaaacaaactaacgtagcaaattaagaataaaaaaagacacaaaaagaaatagtaagagaaagagagagttgagagaattgaTTATCAGTATGTACATTACATACTGCAAagagtctatttatagccaaatgcAGTAGGAGAAAGATAAGGGAGAATAAGCAGTGGGTCTCATTTTGAAAATGGAGCATCCACTACTTTGCTTTCTTttataatactcccccttggatgtccattaaaaataaaaattctagtgaaaaaataaatatatatatttattctgaacactcatagatgttgtgctttgttaaaaccttactaggaaaaatttagtgggaaaaagcctagtgaaggaaaGATAGTACACACAtatggtaatacgccttgagtgccgcctcattaaaaaccttactagaaaaaccagtgggacaaaacattggttaaggaaaaaagagtacaacacgtattttactccccttgatgaaaacttcatttgatattttggagatgacgcattccaattttatatcttagcttctcaaaagttgatgttggtaatgtctttgtaaataaatttgcaagattatcactcgaacgaacttgttgtacatcaatatcaccattcttctagagatcatgtgtgaagaataattttggtgaaatatatttcgttctatctccttttatgaagccatcttttaattgagttatgcacgcaacattgtcttcgaatataactgtgggtactttgacatcatttttcaggccgcatatttctttgatgaactgtatcattgatctcaaccacacacattctctacttgcttcatgaattgctattatttcagcatgatttgaagaagtagcaacaatagattgctttgtagatcgtcatgatatagtagttcctccgtatgtaaatagatagcctgtttaAGATCAAGCTTTATGtgagtctgataaataacctatATCTGTATAACCAATAAGGtttgcacaacctttgttagtataaaacaaatccatatcaatggtaccctttaggtatcgcaaagtatgcttgataccgttccaatgtcttcgcgttggagatgaactataccttgccagcaaattaacagaaaatgttatattagGCCTAGTtgtgttagcaagatacataagtgcaccaatagcactgagatatttTAATTCAgtaccaagaagttcttcattctcttttggaggtcgaaatagatctttttccacttcaagtgatcgaacaaccattggagtacttaatagatgtgctttgtccatgtaaaatcgttttaatattttctcagtgtagatagattggtggacaaaaatctcatctgctaaatgttcaatttgtagactcagacaaagttttgtctttccaagatctttcatctcaaattttttctttagatattcaatcgccttttggacctcttcaagggttccaatgagatttatgtcatcaacataaacgacgagtataacaaactatgattccattttcttaataaaaacacatagacaaatgacatcatttatataaccttcatttatcaagtacttactaaggcgattataccacatacgccctgattgtttcagatcatataatgatctttgcaatttgattgagtacatctctcgagacttagtacatgcttcaggcaattttaattcttttggaattttatgtaaatttcattatcaagtgaaccataaaggtaagctataactacatccattagatgtatttcaagatttttatgtatagcTAAACTGacgagatatcgaaaagttattctaTCCATAACAgatgaatatatttcttcataaTTGACCCCGAATCTTTGAGAGAATTCTTGTGCAACAAGGTGTGCTTTGtatcttataatttcatttatCTCATTTCCTTTTCGCataaaaactcatttatagccaactggttttacaccttcaggaatttggactacaggtcaaaaacctcacgtttagcaagtgagtctaattctgattgaattgtcttttgccaTTCTACCCAATCACAtatacgtcgacattcttcgacgagTTTAGGCTCAAggctttcactatcttgcatgaggttaagtgcaacattatatgcaaaaacattattgtcacgccccgggagggtaccctaggtgtggccggcactcgaaggctatttctgacctccgagcgaaccacctggtccagtcactcattcattcaatcacattttcttagcggaaactcaattaaggaaatactattcatatatgggcccgaaggccaaacatttacaatccaacaagacaataaaataagactcctcaagataACAGCTCGActtccccacactccagtctatgaagcctctattcaagtctaaaaggtgccaatgacaagtccatggctaccaacaatcaaaatagaaaaaaggacaacaaaactgtacaagaaggctcaatatcctccgggaactaggaggactcaccaactagctgagagtgtaagtggatcttcaacggagcgccggttgatgatctctggtacctgtcgttgcatcataaaacgatgcaggccaaatggcgtcagtacatggaatgtacgagtatgtaaaatggtcgaatacaacgaacatcaaggaagaaatcaatcaactcggaatctcaactcaatccaatgtcctaagtctaaacaagaatatgatttagacgggaccaatcatatacaattcaactcaatctgactcggagtactatcaagacctatttgggagtttctcttaaccgacaaccagcacttatgagccagtgaaggtacaacaaaacgacgttgttgccgcgcccgttcataccttgccagggtacgaacgaatcaaacactcatggatccaatccaaccaagtcctataatgtcaggacaaactctcagggaagcatccgacttaacggttcaatcccccctacgtttggcaacacaggtattgggttcgagtatggactatactcttgcccaattcggtgctcgatactcctcccaagactcaatgctcataaaactccatccaatcaactcaatcaactcatatcgacaagtctcattacagcCTTGTCATCtcttcaactctatcacaatcacacCTTTCtcaatcgtactatccgatcaatctcaagcatatcattcaaagaaatttaaatgtacATATATAgaatcatctagatataataaatcattacctccatccatttgagaaatctttgtgactcatcacatctttgagacttcaaatcgacatttttataataggcaacgtttttaagaaaataatatcttttatccaatctacataattaaggaGATCAatcaaacatatttaacatctcatttcttcatcatctcatactcacataagggctcattttaggaactccttagctcaacaacattgacacataaagAATCAAATAGAatggggacaaaactcattcaaacatgcaCCAtgccaagaaactccatttttatgaacatctaacctcaacacaagaatagggcacatgggtggactcaacccatgttttggatagccttacataccttagtgaagacttggagagaaccttgatgttgggtcttcaatggaggactcaaatcttgaagctcttgggagaaatctttgttgagaatggagaagaagaagaagatgaagaagagagagggagagaggaacttctagggcttttagagagagagagagctggaaattttgatcccaaaatgaccaagggtaatacatatataacttgggtaagttcccaaattacccctcatcaaagttctgaaaataggctaaaaacgcacctggcgcgatagtggcgcatcgcgccattgcagcgccaggctgaatacgcctaaaacctgcacacctcgtagtggcgcgccgcgccagagaccaaactactgaggtatgtttctggcgcgatagtggcgcgtcgcgcccttacagcgccaaggccaaattttatgggttctgggaatttggcctgaaaaaccctgcacaacttttagtggcgcgtcgcgccaaggaccaaactactgaggcatgtttctggcgcaatagtggcgcgtcgcgcccttacagtgccaaggccatttccccagcagttgcaacccaggccaagaatgaaattcctgccgtgctagttcatcttaggatcatcatatcttttgactccgaactccaaaatttacgttcttggtggagttggaaagaagactcgacgacctttaatttggtaggtcgtgggccacacAGATTGACGttcttcaaaagatagggtcgttacaagtcgacccttatatgaactcatcctaaacttagccacgacgaatcttttggatttaatttgatcctaggggtcctccatgaccccacctcacctctaatactgctcaaattctcaaagactcatctcaactcatgcatacgctcctcaatactcaAGTTCGACCCTACTTGTATACAAGAAGGGCTTGAATTCtaggggaaaattttgaggggtgttacaattatCCATCGTGATTTTTGATCTATCTAAAtctatctcatcaccggtagaacttattgaaagttcttcattcacttgagtctcggttcactaatttcttcaggaatatcaggattactcaaatcttgacctttttcaggaggttcttttgtagtatcatatttattatttctcacgcttctctttttaggaattttatcctttgaacccaatggtccaCCACGCTTTAGGcatgtttgggattcagaagctatgatactaatagatggtccttttgggacatcaatccggataggcacattcactgcagggatatgtgacttagttatccgtttcaaatcagtaaatgcatctgacatttgatttgctattttttgtaagtggatgatcttatggacctcctgctcacatgtgcgggcacgtggatcaaaataagatagtgatgaaactttccacacAATTTAtctttcgggttcctttttctctctcccTTATTACGGaaaaaccgacaatctgcaaatcgagcagtaaataTGTCTCCtatcaacggttcaaggtagcaaattatggagggtgagtcaaacccaatatATATGCCCAAcattcgttgagggcccatctttgtacgttgtggtagTGCTACAAGCACGTAtactgcacaaccaaaaattcatagatgagttatatttggctcatgaccaaatactaattgtgacggagagtatttattataatttgtcgACCTGAGACGTataagtgctgctgcatgtaagatagtatgaccccaaacagtaatcgacaattttattttcataagtagaGGGCTTGCTATCatttgtaggcgcttaataaatgactatGCAatgccattttgagtatgaacatgagcaacatgatgttcaatttttattccAATTGATAAGAATTAATTATCAAAAGCTTGGAATGTAAATTTTTCcaacattatcaaggcgaataactttaattggataatctagaAATtacgcccttaatcttattatttatgcTAATAatttcgcaaacgccaggttgcaagatgataagaggcacacatgagaccatcttgatgatgcatctattaggaccataaaatatctaaacaatccactaggtggatgaatatgtccacatatatctccatgtatacgctttaaaaagccaggagattcgatgccaaccttcaaggttgatggtctggcaattaactttccttgataacaagcagcataagaaaattcatcattcgtaagaatcttcaagttctttaacggatgtccagttgaattttcaagaattcgtctcattaTTATTGATCTAGGATGACCTATTCAATCATGTCATAGCACAAATGTTTTTAGATCACTAAACTTCTGGTTTATgatcaaatgtgcttcaattgcactaatttctgCATAATATAAGCTAGAcgacaaagttgataatttttttaaaatatatttctagcctgagacactcttggttataccaatgtattcaatattcattttatttagtgtctcaacatgatattcatttctgcggatatctttaaaacttaacaagtttcttggggatttagaagagaacagTGCATCtttctataacaatctttgtccccttaggcagaaatatagtagctcttccggagcctccAATCATTTTCGAATTaacagaaattgtagtaacatttgcttttcttctaagcaagtaggaaaaatatttcgcgtctttaaaaatagcatgagccgtttcactatcaattacacaaatatttccatgattgatcattgatccaaacaaaatttgatgcatattcatatttttcttcaaaaagaaacaAAGTAAACactataattaaaacatgactcattatacaaattttatttatttacatgaattaaaaaaatataaacatattatttagtaaagacaaatgaaaagaaaattatttaaatattatcaagcttatcaatattcatatttccttctggaaaattaaagaaattagctacatctagatgcataggctcaatattgtcttcagagataaattttatctctggattattttttgttctctttaaggatgcctgatatagctgaatcagacgttttgatgaccgacaGGTCCATgaccagtgccccatacctccacatctatgacatatatactttctgaatttttctttggtatatcttctttttttgactcttttttttatattgccgatcatttctcggtgccaaccgagtatcatgattataatttctt
Proteins encoded in this window:
- the LOC129876291 gene encoding uncharacterized protein LOC129876291; the protein is MGGGFRVLHLVRPFLSFLPEVQSADRKIPFREKVLYTVISLFIFLVCSQLPLYGIHSTTGADPFYWMRVILASNRGTVMELGITPIVTSGLVMQLLAGSKIIEVDNNVREDRALLNGAQKLLGILIAIGEAVAYVLSGMYGSVSQLGVGNAVLIIIQLWFAGIIVICLDELLQKGYGLGSGISLFIATNMCENIIWKAFSPTTINSGRGAEFEGAVIALFHLLITRTDKVRALREAFYRQNLPNVTNLLATVLIFLIVIYLQGFRVVLPVRSKNARGQQGSYPIKLFYTSNMPIILQSALVSNVYFISQLLDRKYSGNFFVNLLGKWKESEYSGQSVPVGGLAYYITAPSSLADMVAHPFHAIFYIVFMLSACALFSKTWIEVSGSSARDVAKQLKEQQMVMPGHRESNLYKELNRYIPTAAAFGGVCIGLLTVLADLMGAIGSGTGILLAVTIIYQYFETFEKEKASEMGFFGL